One Pyrofollis japonicus DNA window includes the following coding sequences:
- a CDS encoding AAA family ATPase, with amino-acid sequence MSNISEPYLFAVKNFKAIIADPQEESDYMKKGYVMPSLGDLTIFLGYRGVGKSSMLEALRLLSLAARHYEEYDNLNVTFSDKKGCRINESKLKGRFIINDKEQLMHHIINKFSKERKFEIILYSGLKYFGIYGSYNGYTCNLDLVSTKHAREIIGSEEEPEIDSSIVPFVHLISIKRIFPATTEKERVETTIEYEAVRRDGVGAEGENVTNILSWSNVFSDPNTQFWHDIIEDFKKYLSEVARTGEGKEILDIKIDIKEQQLVVNEKAESEGSTKEEAYIPFNYLSMGTRNLISMLLEASIAEKLAENGEEVVVAIEEPEIALHPSSLQGLIRILAEIPNRNKNRIRFILTTHSLRLISAIVGLMKESANLDIRMYHFSRQGKYISVDEFGTAQTIYNDITFTALRNEIELIFDILSYGK; translated from the coding sequence ATGAGCAACATAAGCGAACCTTACCTCTTTGCCGTAAAAAACTTCAAAGCAATCATAGCAGATCCGCAAGAAGAATCCGATTACATGAAGAAAGGATACGTAATGCCATCCTTAGGGGACTTAACAATATTCCTTGGATACAGAGGCGTAGGAAAATCCTCCATGCTCGAAGCACTACGCCTTCTCTCACTAGCAGCAAGGCACTACGAAGAATATGATAATCTAAATGTAACCTTTTCCGACAAAAAGGGATGTAGAATAAATGAATCTAAATTAAAAGGCCGATTTATAATCAATGATAAAGAACAGTTGATGCATCATATCATAAATAAATTCAGTAAAGAAAGAAAATTTGAAATAATACTTTATTCTGGATTAAAATATTTTGGTATTTATGGATCATATAATGGATATACGTGTAATCTAGATTTAGTTAGTACAAAACATGCTAGGGAAATAATAGGAAGCGAGGAAGAACCGGAAATAGACTCTTCTATTGTTCCTTTTGTTCACCTAATATCAATAAAGCGGATATTCCCCGCTACTACAGAGAAAGAACGAGTAGAAACTACTATAGAGTATGAGGCGGTAAGAAGAGATGGCGTAGGGGCAGAAGGAGAGAACGTTACTAATATATTGTCTTGGTCAAATGTATTCTCGGATCCAAATACCCAATTTTGGCATGATATTATTGAGGACTTTAAAAAGTACTTAAGCGAGGTAGCGAGAACTGGCGAAGGAAAAGAGATACTAGATATAAAAATAGATATCAAAGAACAACAACTTGTTGTAAATGAGAAAGCTGAGAGTGAAGGATCTACTAAAGAAGAAGCATACATTCCTTTTAACTATCTCAGTATGGGGACACGCAACCTTATCTCAATGCTATTAGAGGCTAGTATTGCTGAAAAACTAGCAGAAAATGGAGAAGAGGTAGTAGTAGCTATAGAAGAGCCGGAAATAGCCTTACATCCATCGTCGTTACAAGGGCTTATAAGAATTCTAGCAGAAATACCTAATAGAAATAAGAACAGAATACGATTTATATTAACAACGCATTCATTAAGGTTGATCTCAGCTATTGTAGGTTTAATGAAGGAGAGTGCTAATCTAGATATAAGAATGTATCACTTTTCACGACAAGGTAAATATATATCAGTAGATGAATTTGGTACTGCGCAGACAATATATAATGATATAACATTTACTGCGTTAAGAAACGAAATAGAATTAATTTTTGATATATTATCATATGGAAAATAA
- the cmr4 gene encoding type III-B CRISPR module RAMP protein Cmr4, producing MGQGALAGIYEKGDLVLLSPVSGLFVGSGRDTSCSVDLAVQRDFAGYPIIWGSSLKGALRSAFTLRCEGAGEGCRDCVRVLFGNEREDIEAFAGSMYVSDFGLLALAGPCSFGVCFFTSPFILQRFMSVANVLVSGLVEISNGLRNVLSAFLRDASELLESNEDALNAGRPVVSVSSLQDMKYLVFGTKIYSSDHVVLESMLGDVFRRVFRYVFGEDAARVYSERVVLVPDNVAARLLGQSLIPRRTRVSLDYRSKRVRPGALWSEEYVPELSLFYGIFLYSRPREPMRASSCRKFLKEDSASVEDAEFVRSVFRKLAGAGADSSFYTIIGGHETVGRGLVHIKLVEG from the coding sequence ATGGGTCAGGGAGCATTAGCGGGTATCTATGAGAAGGGTGACTTGGTTCTCTTATCGCCGGTTTCAGGCTTATTTGTTGGTAGTGGTAGGGATACGAGTTGTAGTGTTGATTTGGCTGTTCAGCGTGATTTTGCAGGGTATCCTATTATATGGGGTAGTAGTCTGAAGGGGGCTTTGCGGTCTGCTTTTACCCTTAGGTGTGAAGGTGCGGGAGAGGGGTGTAGGGATTGCGTTAGGGTCTTGTTCGGTAATGAAAGAGAAGATATAGAGGCTTTTGCTGGATCCATGTACGTCTCCGATTTCGGTCTACTTGCCTTGGCTGGTCCCTGTAGTTTTGGTGTATGCTTCTTTACATCGCCGTTTATTTTGCAGCGTTTCATGAGTGTTGCAAATGTCTTGGTCTCTGGGCTTGTCGAGATCAGTAATGGTTTGCGGAACGTTCTTAGCGCATTCTTGCGGGATGCAAGCGAATTACTGGAGTCTAATGAGGATGCTCTTAATGCTGGGAGACCTGTTGTATCGGTTTCTTCTCTACAGGATATGAAGTATCTCGTGTTTGGCACAAAGATCTATTCATCCGATCATGTTGTGCTTGAAAGCATGCTTGGAGATGTTTTCCGGAGGGTCTTTCGCTATGTGTTTGGCGAGGATGCTGCCCGCGTATATTCTGAGAGAGTAGTGCTTGTCCCTGATAACGTTGCTGCCCGGTTATTGGGGCAGAGCCTTATTCCGCGGAGAACTCGTGTGAGCCTTGATTATCGTAGTAAGCGTGTTAGGCCTGGGGCCTTGTGGAGCGAAGAGTATGTGCCCGAGCTGAGCCTGTTCTACGGGATATTCCTCTACTCGAGGCCAAGAGAGCCAATGAGAGCGAGTAGTTGCAGGAAATTCTTGAAAGAGGACTCGGCTAGTGTGGAGGACGCTGAGTTTGTTAGATCGGTTTTCCGTAAGCTTGCAGGCGCAGGCGCGGATAGCTCCTTCTATACTATTATCGGTGGGCATGAGACTGTTGGTAGAGGGCTTGTACATATAAAGCTTGTAGAGGGGTAA